One Trichoplusia ni isolate ovarian cell line Hi5 chromosome 6, tn1, whole genome shotgun sequence DNA segment encodes these proteins:
- the LOC113495462 gene encoding cAMP-specific 3',5'-cyclic phosphodiesterase isoform X9, with protein MCDSPVTYTRPQILSQEEGISPPNHGEDLIVTPFAQVLASLRSVRTNFLCLTNVPASKSRRSSGAATAVTPQPKNFNPGDEAYMKLALETVEELDWCLDQLETIQTHRSVSDMASLKFKRMLNKELSHFSESSKSGNQISEYICSTFLDKQQDIDLPSLQVDETTERAKKKEKPRHAGPATTMSQISSINQISGVKRTLTHTNSFTGERVPRYGVDTPHEEDLGRQLGEIDRWGVDIFRIGDLSCGRPLTAVAYAAFTSRELLGTLQISARTFLAFALTLEEHYVRDNPFHNSLHAADVTQSTHVLLNTPALDAVFTPIETCAALFAACVHDVDHPGLTNQFLVNSSSELALMYNDESVLENHHLAVAFKLLQNEGCDIFINLHKKQRQTLRKMVIDMVLSTDMSKHMSLLADLKTMVETKKVAGSGVLLLDNYTDRIQVLENLVHCADLSNPTKPLPLYKRWVALLMEEFFQQGDREREQGMDISPMCDRHNATIEKSQVGFIDYIVHPLWETWADLVHPDAQDILDTLEENRDYYQSMIPPSPPPAPIQTHSMPDDDRPEQIRFQVTLEEGEGSEDCEGEGDGGM; from the exons ATCACGAAGGTCTTCGGGCGCAGCTACCGCTGTTACACCACAACCCAAGAATTTCAACCCCGGAG acGAAGCCTACATGAAGCTAGCGTTAGAAACTGTGGAGGAGCTGGACTGGTGCCTGGACCAGCTGGAGACCATACAAACACACCGCTCGGTCTCCGACATGGCTTCCCTCAAG TTCAAGCGCATGCTGAACAAGGAACTGAGCCACTTCTCCGAGTCCAGCAAGTCCGGCAACCAGATCTCCGAGTACATCTGCTCCACATTTTTGG ACAAGCAACAAGACATCGACTTACCATCTCTACAAGTGGATGAGACTACCGAGCGTGCTAAGAAGAAGGAGAAACCTCGTCATGCCGGCCCTGCTACTACCATGTCACAA ATTTCTTCTATTAACCAGATCTCTGGCGTGAAACGGACACTGACGCACACCAACAGCTTCACTGGAGAACGCGTTCCACGATATGGAGTAGACACTCCTCATGAGGAAGATCTCGGCCGTCAATTGGGAGAAATTGACCGATGGGGTGTGGACATCTTCCGCATCGGCGATCTGTCTTGCGGACGACCCCTCACTGCTGTCGCCTACGCCGCGTTCACATCCAGGGAGCTGCTGGGCACGCTGCAAATCTCGGCGCGCACTTTCCTCGCCTTCGCTTTAACTCTGGAGGAACACTACGTGCGAGACAACCCGTTCCACAACTCCCTGCACGCCGCTGACGTCACACAGTCCACCCACGTGCTGCTCAATACTCCGGCACTTGACGCAGTGTTCACACCCATAGAGACATGCGCGGCCTTGTTCGCGGCGTGCGTACATGACGTGGATCATCCCGGCCTTACCAACCAGTTCCTCGTGAACTCAAGCTCGGAGCTCGCTCTGATGTACAATGACGAGTCAGTCCTAGAAAATCATCATCTTGCCGTAGCATTCAAGCTACTCCAAAACGAAGGTTGCGACATATTCATTAATCTCCACAAGAAACAGCGACAGACTCTACGCAAAATGGTTATAGACATGGTGCTCTCCACGGATATGTCTAAACACATGAGTCTACTGGCAGACCTTAAAACCATGGTTGAAACTAAAAAGGTAGCCGGAAGCGGCGTGCTGTTGCTAGACAATTATACTGACAGGATACAAGTGTTGGAGAATCTCGTACATTGCGCCGATCTGAGCAATCCCACTAAACCACTGCCGCTCTACAAGCGATGGGTGGCATTACTTATGGAAGAATTCTTCCAACAAGGAGACCGTGAAAGAGAACAAGGAATGGACATAAGTCCAATGTGTGACAGACACAATGCGACGATAGAAAAATCTCAAGTCGGATTCATCGACTACATTGTCCACCCGCTCTGGGAGACATGGGCTGATCTAGTACATCCAGACGCCCAGGACATATTGGACACCCTGGAGGAGAACCGCGACTATTATCAAAGTATGATTCCACCGTCACCGCCACCAGCGCCCATTCAGACGCATTCTATGCCCGATGACGACCGCCCCGAACAAATACGCTTTCAA GTAACGCTAGAGGAGGGTGAGGGCTCAGAAGACTGCGAAGGTGAGGGCGATGGTGGGATGTGA